Proteins from one Neodiprion fabricii isolate iyNeoFabr1 chromosome 5, iyNeoFabr1.1, whole genome shotgun sequence genomic window:
- the LOC124182467 gene encoding uncharacterized protein LOC124182467, producing the protein MSEIALELSDIQELNDHEDYGIYKKYVSIWEQPNALDILLDVVGSEEFIYKLTSSSFKKKLVWEQIAAKIESQGILLGENPCKVAYQKWLSLKKTFISVLNKKSGKTPPWFGKLSEIFEKSEGKLLGSISFQGDEEVEQVEAKGPKSKKMKQEYLPIAEEDEVKEGNQIDPGQYIIEEVGQVTYADVIAIMQQLELERKEREEAREQREKERFDKLADLIRQQNTLTEKLITILSKQSTSVEPTENHPVLPMDSVCIIATEDIQQ; encoded by the exons ATGAGTGAAATCGCACTTGAGTTATCAGACATTCAAGAATTGAATGACCATGAAG ATTATGGAATCTACAAAAAATACGTCAGCATATGGGAACAGCCAAATGCATTGGATATTCTGTTAGATGTAGTCGGATCAGAGGAATTCATCTACAAGCTAACAAGTTCAAGTTTCAAAAAGAAGCTTGTTTGGGAGCAAATAGCGGCAAAAATAGAATCTCAGGGGATATTGTTGGGTGAGAATCCGTGCAAAGTAGCCTACCAAAAGTGGTTAAGTTTGAAAAAGACCTTTATCAGCGTGTTGAATAAAAAGAGTGGAAAAACTCCACCGTGGTTTGGTAAGCTGAgtgagatatttgaaaaatcagagGGTAAACTATTGGGAAGCATAAGTTTTCAAGGGGACGAAGAAGTGGAACAAGTAGAAGCAAAGGGgccaaaatcgaaaaaaatgaagcaaGAATATTTGCCCATAGCTGAAGAGGATGAAGTTAAAGAAGGGAATCAAATAGATCCTGGACAGTACATCATTGAAGAAGTTGGACAAGTGACTTATGCCGATGTTATTGCAATAATGCAGCAGCTGGAGTtggaaaggaaagaaagggaagaGGCAAGGGagcaaagagaaaaagagagattTGATAAATTGGCTGATCTGATCAGGCAACAAAACACACTCACTGAAAAGCTGATCACGATATTAAGTAAACAATCCACTAGTGTAGAACCTACAGAAAATCACCCTGTGCTACCGATGGATTCAGTATGTATCATCGCAACTGAGGATATTCAACAATAA
- the LOC124182468 gene encoding 60S ribosomal protein L27 yields MVKIMKVGKVVLVLSGRYAGRKAIVMRNFDDGTSDKQYGHAWVAGIDRYPRKVHKRMGKGKLHKRSKIKPFVKMLNYNHLMPTRYTVDLALDKAQIKDLKDPMKRKKVRFQTRVKFEERYKSGKNKWFFQKLRF; encoded by the exons ATGGTGAAGATTATGAAAGTAGGGAAGGTGGTACTGGTCCTTAGTGGCCGGTACGCTGGACGCAAAGCTATAGTAATGCGAAATTTTGACGATGGTACGTCAGATAAACAATACGGCCATGCCTGGGTTGCTGGCATCGATCGATACCCTCGCAAGGTACACAAGCGTATGGGCAAAGGAAAACTACATAAACGTTCCAAGATAAAGCCCTTCGTGAAG ATGTTGAATTATAACCACTTGATGCCAACACGGTACACCGTGGATCTAGCATTGGATAAGGCACAAATCAAGGACCTGAAGGACCCCATGAAACGCAAGAAGGTCCGATTCCAGACCCGTGTAAAGTTTGAGGAGAG GTACAAATCCGGCAAGAACAAGTGGTTTTTCCAGAAATTGCGATTCTAA
- the LOC124182466 gene encoding dynactin subunit 2 isoform X2: MLSRTNNYTAYDQPDVYETNDLPESDQFQNYSEEENDSIERLHISATEAFNKFKGKHLINKGVDFSDQLSRKPRTGYNAISGVWELPGEGGTETPIQKYQRLQCEIKELYDEVNQIKESAKNDGDVKSAVELASQVEQTGKQLDNLKLEQCLGSDLVNSLTDPHGTQLQKLISQVELFKVSGTGKPENSTSSNKAEKEGDLQPGVLQYQMLYQPERARLQEASRVAHLEQRLGRLENVIGAGNEKLSRLSQSIKTQGLVEAVQQLGAKAALLDATQLDGIESRLATLVHRMDNIAQQKASAPISSDQEQKISEIYEVIKKTETMSQILPQTVNRMLALSTVHQQAAEFSRSLALLEELQGQISSGIESNKVMLKGVQESFASNLEAIKNNITAIDERVKKLNK, from the exons TCAGTTTCAAAATTACTCTGAG gAGGAGAATGACTCTATCGAACGACTTCATATCAGCGCTACCGAAGCTTTTAACAAGTTTAAAGGAAAACACCTGATAAATAAAGGAGTCGACTTCTCTGATCAATTGTCTCGCAAACCAAGGACTGGATATAACGCTAT ATCTGGAGTTTGGGAATTGCCTGGCGAAGGTGGAACTGAAACTCCGATCCAAAAATATCAACGACTAcaatgtgaaataaaagaattgtACGATGAAGTAAACCAGATCAAG GAGTCAGCAAAAAACGATGGCGATGTAAAGTCTGCAGTGGAGTTAGCATCTCAAGTGGAACAGACTGGAAAGCAGTTGGACAATTTAAAATTAGAGCAGTGCCTTGGTTCTGACCTTGTAAATTCTTTGACTGACCCTCACGGCACGCAGCTACA GAAACTGATATCACAGGTTGAGTTGTTTAAAGTTAGTGGTACTGGTAAACCGGAGAACTCAACCAGCAGCAATAAAGCTGAAAAAGAAGGTGATCTTCAACCTGGAGTACTGCAGTACCAAATGTTGTATCAACCAGAAAGAGCAAGATTGCAAGAAGCGTCCAGAGTCGCTCATCTGGAACAAAGACTAGGACGCTTAGAGAACGTTATTGGCGCGGGAAATGAAAAACTCAGTAGACTCAGTCAG tCAATCAAGACTCAAGGTTTAGTCGAGGCTGTGCAACAACTGGGAGCAAAAGCAGCTCTTCTAGATGCCACTCAGTTAGATGGTATCGAAAGCAGATTGGCTACTCTGGTCCATAGAATGGACAACATTGCGCAGCAAAAAGCTTCTGCACCTATATCTTCCGATCAAGAACAAAAG ATATCAGAAATCTATGAAGTGATTAAAAAGACAGAAACCATGTCTCAAATTTTACCGCAAACAGTGAATCGAATGCTAGCTCTCAGCACTGTTCATCAACAAG CGGCTGAATTTAGCAGATCTTTGGCGCTTTTGGAAGAATTACAAGGCCAAATATCATCAGGAATTGAGAGTAACAAGGTAATGCTAAAAGGAGTGCAGGAAAGTTTTGCTTCCAATTTGGAAGCAATTAAGAATAACATAACTGCAATTGATgaacgtgtaaaaaaattgaacaagtaA
- the LOC124182466 gene encoding dynactin subunit 2 isoform X1, translating into MADPKYADLPGIAYDQPDVYETNDLPESDQFQNYSEEENDSIERLHISATEAFNKFKGKHLINKGVDFSDQLSRKPRTGYNAISGVWELPGEGGTETPIQKYQRLQCEIKELYDEVNQIKESAKNDGDVKSAVELASQVEQTGKQLDNLKLEQCLGSDLVNSLTDPHGTQLQKLISQVELFKVSGTGKPENSTSSNKAEKEGDLQPGVLQYQMLYQPERARLQEASRVAHLEQRLGRLENVIGAGNEKLSRLSQSIKTQGLVEAVQQLGAKAALLDATQLDGIESRLATLVHRMDNIAQQKASAPISSDQEQKISEIYEVIKKTETMSQILPQTVNRMLALSTVHQQAAEFSRSLALLEELQGQISSGIESNKVMLKGVQESFASNLEAIKNNITAIDERVKKLNK; encoded by the exons TCAGTTTCAAAATTACTCTGAG gAGGAGAATGACTCTATCGAACGACTTCATATCAGCGCTACCGAAGCTTTTAACAAGTTTAAAGGAAAACACCTGATAAATAAAGGAGTCGACTTCTCTGATCAATTGTCTCGCAAACCAAGGACTGGATATAACGCTAT ATCTGGAGTTTGGGAATTGCCTGGCGAAGGTGGAACTGAAACTCCGATCCAAAAATATCAACGACTAcaatgtgaaataaaagaattgtACGATGAAGTAAACCAGATCAAG GAGTCAGCAAAAAACGATGGCGATGTAAAGTCTGCAGTGGAGTTAGCATCTCAAGTGGAACAGACTGGAAAGCAGTTGGACAATTTAAAATTAGAGCAGTGCCTTGGTTCTGACCTTGTAAATTCTTTGACTGACCCTCACGGCACGCAGCTACA GAAACTGATATCACAGGTTGAGTTGTTTAAAGTTAGTGGTACTGGTAAACCGGAGAACTCAACCAGCAGCAATAAAGCTGAAAAAGAAGGTGATCTTCAACCTGGAGTACTGCAGTACCAAATGTTGTATCAACCAGAAAGAGCAAGATTGCAAGAAGCGTCCAGAGTCGCTCATCTGGAACAAAGACTAGGACGCTTAGAGAACGTTATTGGCGCGGGAAATGAAAAACTCAGTAGACTCAGTCAG tCAATCAAGACTCAAGGTTTAGTCGAGGCTGTGCAACAACTGGGAGCAAAAGCAGCTCTTCTAGATGCCACTCAGTTAGATGGTATCGAAAGCAGATTGGCTACTCTGGTCCATAGAATGGACAACATTGCGCAGCAAAAAGCTTCTGCACCTATATCTTCCGATCAAGAACAAAAG ATATCAGAAATCTATGAAGTGATTAAAAAGACAGAAACCATGTCTCAAATTTTACCGCAAACAGTGAATCGAATGCTAGCTCTCAGCACTGTTCATCAACAAG CGGCTGAATTTAGCAGATCTTTGGCGCTTTTGGAAGAATTACAAGGCCAAATATCATCAGGAATTGAGAGTAACAAGGTAATGCTAAAAGGAGTGCAGGAAAGTTTTGCTTCCAATTTGGAAGCAATTAAGAATAACATAACTGCAATTGATgaacgtgtaaaaaaattgaacaagtaA